One region of Simkaniaceae bacterium genomic DNA includes:
- the typA gene encoding translational GTPase TypA, translating to MYTPDKIRNIAIIAHIDHGKTTMLDALFRQSKVYRENEEVLERAMDSFSLEKERGITIYAKHTSLFYNDYKINIIDTPGHADFSGEVERVLGMVNSALLLIDAQEGPMPQTRFVLSLALKMGLKPLVVLNKIDRPHANPDEALNKTFDLFVELGASDEQLDFKYCFASGLGGFAMAEIEDPRENMNPLFDIIVREVPAPPGRMDQPFLMQVSSLSYDDFVGRQATGRILEGTIKKGQNFTLIDHEGHPEQFKASRIEGYHGLKKVELAEAGVGDIVSISGAPEVMIGDTFCDSSHIQQLPPISLGRPTISIDLMVNSSPFVGKDGKHVTMNKLRDRLMREKKANITLQIEEVKEGQEDAIRVSGRGELHLSILIETLRREDYEFSFSKPKVIFLEIDNEKCEPFESVHIEVPDESSGTVIEELMRRRGEMQSLSKNEHDITTIHFLIPSRGLMGYRNEFLTATKGEGILTSVFDSYKPMKAEIPSRQNGSLISICRGKATPYAMMTLQERGILFLKPTDEVYEGMIVGEHNRSNDLVVNITKEKHLTNVRSSGADEHVMLIPPRLMTLEQAIDFIEDDELVEVTPKHIRLRKRVLNETERKRKS from the coding sequence ATGTATACACCAGATAAAATTCGCAACATCGCCATCATCGCACACATTGATCATGGCAAAACGACAATGCTCGATGCACTGTTTCGTCAAAGTAAAGTCTATCGTGAAAACGAGGAAGTCCTGGAAAGGGCAATGGACAGCTTCTCTCTTGAAAAAGAGCGGGGGATCACCATTTATGCCAAACACACTTCTCTTTTTTATAACGATTATAAAATTAACATTATTGATACGCCCGGACACGCCGATTTTTCAGGAGAAGTCGAGCGCGTTCTCGGAATGGTCAATTCCGCCCTCCTGCTTATCGATGCACAAGAAGGACCCATGCCTCAAACGCGCTTTGTCCTTTCGCTTGCATTGAAAATGGGACTCAAACCCCTTGTTGTTCTCAATAAAATTGACAGGCCTCATGCCAATCCCGATGAAGCTCTTAATAAGACTTTTGATCTGTTTGTCGAACTCGGAGCAAGTGATGAGCAACTCGATTTCAAATACTGCTTTGCTTCCGGGCTTGGAGGCTTTGCGATGGCCGAGATCGAAGACCCAAGAGAAAACATGAATCCCCTCTTCGACATCATTGTCCGTGAAGTTCCGGCCCCACCGGGACGTATGGACCAACCTTTTCTCATGCAAGTCAGCTCCCTTTCTTATGACGACTTTGTAGGCCGACAAGCAACGGGTCGAATCCTTGAAGGGACAATTAAAAAAGGGCAAAACTTCACCCTTATTGATCATGAAGGCCATCCCGAACAATTTAAGGCATCGCGCATTGAAGGTTACCACGGTCTTAAAAAAGTGGAACTCGCTGAAGCCGGTGTTGGCGATATCGTCAGCATTTCAGGAGCTCCTGAAGTGATGATTGGCGATACTTTTTGCGACTCCTCTCATATCCAACAACTCCCCCCCATCTCATTAGGACGGCCTACAATCTCAATCGATCTCATGGTCAATAGCAGTCCTTTTGTTGGGAAAGACGGCAAGCACGTCACTATGAATAAGCTTCGCGATCGACTCATGCGCGAAAAAAAGGCAAATATCACATTGCAAATTGAAGAAGTTAAAGAAGGTCAAGAAGACGCTATTCGCGTCTCCGGTCGAGGAGAGCTTCACCTTTCTATTTTAATCGAAACATTAAGACGTGAAGATTATGAATTTTCTTTCTCAAAACCAAAAGTGATTTTCCTCGAAATTGATAATGAGAAGTGTGAACCTTTTGAATCCGTTCATATTGAAGTCCCGGATGAATCTTCCGGAACTGTGATTGAAGAATTGATGCGTCGTCGAGGAGAAATGCAATCGCTCTCTAAAAACGAACATGATATTACAACCATTCACTTCCTCATCCCATCGCGTGGGCTCATGGGATATCGCAATGAATTCCTCACCGCAACAAAGGGAGAGGGTATTCTCACATCCGTATTTGATAGCTACAAACCAATGAAGGCAGAGATCCCTTCGAGACAAAACGGCTCTCTTATCTCCATCTGCAGAGGAAAAGCAACCCCTTATGCAATGATGACCCTTCAAGAAAGAGGTATCTTATTTCTGAAGCCAACGGATGAAGTGTATGAAGGAATGATTGTCGGTGAACATAACAGATCAAATGATCTCGTTGTGAATATTACAAAAGAAAAGCATTTAACAAATGTCCGTTCTTCGGGAGCTGATGAACATGTCATGTTGATCCCTCCACGTCTTATGACACTTGAACAAGCTATTGATTTCATTGAAGATGACGAACTCGTCGAAGTAACACCTAAACACATTCGCTTGAGAAAACGCGTCCTCAATGAAACAGAAAGAAAACGAAAGTCCTAG
- the ubiE gene encoding bifunctional demethylmenaquinone methyltransferase/2-methoxy-6-polyprenyl-1,4-benzoquinol methylase UbiE, giving the protein MSIHKEKSLSYQLFDQISTNYDRINHILSFGIDVYWRHYLVQHIPKHQLIEAIDLACGTGDQLLTILKKRNNVTHIRGLDLSTEMLKVATKKASKHPEGYRTSFETADAQHLPSSAASTDLITMSFGIRNIENPSLCLKEMHRVLNAKGKVLILEFSMPTSFLFRRLYLFYLRHVLTRIGKLLSKNARAYSYLNETIETFPSGHDFLNLMREAGFSSVQAIPLTFGIASLYIGKK; this is encoded by the coding sequence ATGTCTATTCATAAAGAAAAGTCCCTCTCATATCAACTCTTTGACCAAATATCGACAAATTACGATCGAATCAATCATATTTTATCTTTTGGCATCGATGTCTATTGGCGCCACTATCTTGTTCAACATATCCCTAAACATCAGTTAATAGAAGCCATTGATCTCGCCTGTGGAACAGGAGATCAACTCTTGACCATTTTAAAAAAAAGAAACAATGTCACCCATATTCGAGGGTTAGATCTCTCAACGGAAATGCTCAAGGTCGCGACAAAAAAAGCAAGCAAACACCCTGAAGGCTATCGCACCTCCTTTGAAACGGCTGATGCTCAACACCTCCCCTCATCCGCAGCCTCAACAGACTTAATCACCATGTCATTTGGTATTCGCAATATCGAAAACCCTTCGCTATGCCTTAAAGAAATGCATCGCGTTTTAAACGCCAAAGGGAAAGTTCTTATTTTAGAGTTTTCAATGCCCACCTCATTTCTTTTTCGTCGCCTCTATCTCTTTTATTTGCGCCATGTTTTAACAAGAATCGGAAAACTATTATCAAAAAATGCACGTGCGTATAGCTATTTAAATGAAACAATTGAAACATTTCCTTCCGGCCATGATTTTTTAAATCTAATGCGAGAAGCCGGATTTTCAAGCGTTCAAGCGATCCCCCTCACATTTGGAATTGCAAGTTTATATATTGGAAAAAAATGA
- a CDS encoding chorismate-binding protein: MIGIHDQIVPLPKGAIPDLYPRVRIGDRWAFGKLCDIDKPNALDFPSFTISDFYHTPDLEGEWNGFHSTTFLPEVFYQNGSWTQLSFNSHFRALPLTYLKEKALPSQVNEEFYPTNYPLTCMHFIKAIQNKTIDKAILPTRFDLIYDSPLDAHSILNRLPQRNGTPFLYAISPKKALIGITPEMLFSRQGKIISSEALAGTAPLGKTDTLFSKKNQIEFEYVSNEINSMFSDLCQNHQQSPIDIKKTSDVEHLQSTFCGTLKNGIFDFDIIKKLHPTPAMGGFPKESAVKWLLNNDPIRRGFYSSYFGFLSKESADILVAIRCALIDDHRLRIFVGSGIVADSDPEDEFRELNNKIRMWRNLK; the protein is encoded by the coding sequence ATGATTGGTATTCATGATCAAATCGTCCCCCTCCCAAAAGGAGCTATTCCCGACCTATATCCACGCGTTCGAATTGGGGATCGATGGGCATTTGGCAAACTCTGCGATATTGATAAGCCAAATGCACTTGACTTTCCCTCTTTTACGATCAGCGATTTTTATCATACCCCTGATTTAGAAGGAGAGTGGAATGGATTTCATTCGACAACATTTTTACCGGAAGTTTTTTATCAAAACGGTTCTTGGACTCAGTTAAGTTTTAACTCCCACTTCCGAGCACTTCCTCTGACCTACCTAAAGGAGAAAGCACTTCCCTCTCAAGTAAATGAGGAGTTTTATCCAACAAATTATCCATTAACATGCATGCACTTTATCAAAGCGATTCAAAACAAAACAATTGACAAGGCGATATTACCCACACGCTTTGATCTTATTTATGATAGCCCACTTGACGCCCACTCCATTCTCAATCGGCTTCCACAGCGCAATGGCACACCCTTTCTCTATGCCATTTCCCCTAAAAAGGCGCTCATTGGGATCACACCTGAAATGTTATTTTCAAGACAAGGCAAAATCATCTCGTCAGAAGCCCTTGCAGGAACGGCTCCCTTAGGAAAAACAGACACATTATTTTCTAAGAAAAATCAAATTGAATTTGAATACGTCTCCAATGAAATCAATTCAATGTTTTCTGATTTATGTCAAAATCATCAACAATCACCCATTGATATTAAAAAAACGAGTGATGTTGAGCACCTCCAATCAACCTTTTGCGGAACACTCAAAAATGGAATCTTTGATTTCGATATTATAAAAAAACTCCACCCCACACCAGCAATGGGGGGCTTTCCCAAAGAGAGTGCTGTAAAATGGCTACTAAACAATGATCCTATTAGACGTGGGTTTTATTCATCATACTTTGGCTTTCTTTCAAAAGAGTCTGCAGATATATTAGTTGCAATACGCTGCGCGCTCATCGATGATCATCGCCTGCGCATTTTTGTGGGAAGTGGCATTGTTGCCGACTCAGACCCGGAAGATGAGTTTAGAGAGTTAAATAATAAAATCAGAATGTGGAGAAATCTAAAATGA